atATTCCAAAACTCCCGAGGCAACGTTGTGTATATTGCACCCACCAGCAGCAACTGCGTCTTACATAACAGAATATCTTACAGAATtgtgtagaaaaataaaatctgtgcagtgCTGATGTTAATTTTCTGCGTGTACACGTTCTTGATTATTACTAAAGTGTAGGTTTTATAGGAAGCGTGATGCTGCAACAAGTTATTTCTaatttttaagataaaaatattttaaaaatctggTTGCAGCTACTCAAATGTGAATGTTTGAAAGTTAAATGTTTGGGGTTGGACTCAATAATCTGCAATCATCCAGCACTGACATATCATTAATACCACGGTGCAATAGAACTTGAAGCTTGGTGATGTCGACCATGTCGATGAACCTGATATCCTGAATCTTAAATGTCAGCTGCCCTTTGTACATTTTTTCTAATGTACTAATTCTGTCAGtctacaaaacagaaaacagaagaacataATATAGTGGGAATTTAAGAACACTGTAGCATTAGCACCTGTAGAAATGATTATGTACAGTCTGAAACATTTTTCAGATGTATTCTGTAATATATACCAAGCAGGTTTTGCACATTTTCTTTATACTgtctaaataaatgtaaatatataatgtatttttcatattgtcgttttctttatttgatgtgtatgtgtatgtgtattttttcaGTGGAAATATAGGCAGTTATAGTTATATAGTTCATAAATTATTTAGCAACATTTCTCTTGTTGTTACATCTGTAATGTGATATTTGGGTCTTTTATTCAACTATATAGTCCTACATTGTGCAGGACTATATAGTTGCCCTACCTATTACAAGAAATACAATTGTTTTGGTCTTTTTGGCCAAATTAAACCTTAACTATGAAAAACTTTTAACAATCAAAAGGGGACATTAGTTGGACATAAATATTTGTGATCCCCTTTTTTCAGTTCAAACAGAATATTTGAAATAGTCTGACCCAGTGTTGGAATATGGCAGATAACTAGCTGGCTAGCTAACTAGCAaactaactaaataaaaaagaaatcttaaaCTTAGTATCGTCTTTAGCTATTTTAGCTAAGGGTTTCAATTTTACATGTAagttaatgtttaaaaaaaatcaaattagcTAATATTTTCAAGGTAAACTAATCAATAAATAATCAGCACATAAGTTAATGCTTGAATATTCAGCACTGAGAATAATGTCAGCATGCCTCTAACAAGTTCACCATACACTCACATACCTGTCTGCCTGGtggtttctcttctttctcctcgCCTTTGTTTCTAAGCACTACATTTCCCAAAAGTCTCTAACACGGCACATGACATAGTCACGTGACTTTGACACGCGAACACGTGTTTCCCGCATGTTAGTTTCATTTTGAAGGTGAAGCGTCTGTGTACCAGCGGCACTGTCGGCCTCCTCATACAAGTAAGAGAGCGTTACACAACATAGCTTAGCTACGTTCATAACGAGCAGGTGGCTTAATTGCTACACTACGGCTTGAGTAGGTTTGGACGAAGCGTTTGTCACCATGTTGTATGTTGTGTGCATGTTATTAGTTATGTCATCACTGTTAGCCACCGAGAGCTAACTTTGTTAGCTGACAGTAACATTACACAACAAGGGTTAGATAAAGCTAGTAAACCACAACACTGAGGCAAACacagggtttgtttgtttgtttgttttaacttaTTATGAGCAACTCTCTGAAGGCTCGGATACTTCAGAGTCATGTGTTGTGTGTTGCATGTGGTGACTTTGCCGGTTGACCTAATCATAACTACATAACTACCTTATCATTGCATCAGTTCAGCGCCCTTCAGCAGCATAAGTGTAATGGTAGGACGTTTCACGCGTAATTAGTTGATTAGCAGTTTTATGAAACGTCATAATGAAGCGacaccaaaataataaaaatagtggcTTACTTTGGCGAATCCTCACAGTCTTCTTTTATTCAACTGTATTTTGTATGATTATGAGCTTTCTGGTTGGACCGTGAGTGTTTGGAGTATTTTAGTGGCATTGCTTTCCTCATCCTGTGTTCTAGTCGTCAAACATCAATTAGTCCTTTTTGTTGaatattaaaacaaagcaataaAGAATTCATAGGACCACAGTCGGTTCACACCTCTTTATTTGATATGTGAAGAAAAATTCCTGTTGCATATTCCAGCTTCCCTGTGAAAAGTGTTTGTCAGGTGACAAAGACATGTGTAAATCTAAATGAAGCCTGAGTGAAAATACACGCATATTACTCAGTGGTTAAAGTTTGCCAGTCCTCAAAACTCATCTCATTTCCTTGTTTCAGTCAGAAGATGTCAGCCCTGTCTGCTGCCAGCGTCGAGTCTGCAGCTGTGACTGAGAGCACAGAGCAGAAGAAGCCACTGAAGCCATGCTGCGCATGTCCGGAAACAAAAAAAGTCAGGGATGCTTGGTGAGGAGCTGGCCAGAGAAATTGAAACGGTCTTCACGTTTTAAGTGAGAATGGTTATTCATCCAACATCTTTGTTTCCACCAGCATCATTGAAAAGGGAGAGGAAAACTGCAGGGACCTTATTGAGGCACACAAAGACTGCATGAGGGCACTTGGATTCAAGGTCTAACTAGTTCTTCTGTGCGTGCTTGTGTGGTAAGtattaaataaaaccacttcAAACAGTCCCAGAGTTAATTTTTCCAGGGAACTAGAGTCATTTGTAGCGATTAGATACCACACTAGAACATGAGTGCACCAACATGCACAATGTTACTGTCAGCtttaatataaatatagaaTTGCAAGAACTTTGAGTGACacacatttatcattattatttttgataCTGTCAAAATGAAACTTGCATGTGATGGTTGCACACTGAGTTTACATGCCACTAGTTGAATGTGCTTTGACAGCCTGAATCCAGTTTGAATAGAGTCAGTGTGGCGTGAAAGTGGGCACCTGACCTTTCTGTGAACCATGAAAAAGCCGGACCTTACTGTAGTATCAGCATTATTTGTTTATGCTGGGTTTAACGGCTTTCCCCTTTTGCCAGGGCAGCCCTTTTTAGGACAgctcaatttaaataaaatatcttcCAGCTTTTCACTTGCATACAGTGTCAGGTGTGATGTAGTAGTCATGTGAATTGCTGATTGTGTGCATTTTGGTCTCTTGCagtgtgttgctgtgtgtggAAGGTGACCCTGAGTATTTGTTTCTTCACTCCCCCCCTGCACTTCTTATTTATACCTTTTGTTGGATTAACTGTGCGAAAACTATTTTT
This DNA window, taken from Oreochromis niloticus isolate F11D_XX linkage group LG16, O_niloticus_UMD_NMBU, whole genome shotgun sequence, encodes the following:
- the cox17 gene encoding cytochrome c oxidase copper chaperone, which codes for MSALSAASVESAAVTESTEQKKPLKPCCACPETKKVRDACIIEKGEENCRDLIEAHKDCMRALGFKV